Proteins encoded together in one Coffea arabica cultivar ET-39 chromosome 2c, Coffea Arabica ET-39 HiFi, whole genome shotgun sequence window:
- the LOC113731881 gene encoding uncharacterized protein: MERQPGQEDVEMKDVDGVRDLTGIYPRVHDGVQKLVEITEMRTAVVEAREGEEVKKHDRSENDHDNSREGPGAAIVLSSSQVATAKKNERPPVDDCCAICFGDFVLPCKTNCGHWFCARCILQLWHYKPALQLCNCPICCCVITKLSPEASSLASRDGDVAQVLKDIQRYNHLSVHGWEGVFLKIRALPLLIQRMFRDLIQPGMLGLIIDILRGVGSLLGLLCWICNLGPDPMDWLIYFPRMAGRWATAIVIIFFLVYICQILMRRIQARRLVGVQLEQM, from the exons ATGGAACGTCAACCAGGCCAGGAGGACGTGGAGATGAAAGACGTTGACGGAGTCAGAGATTTGACGGGAATTTACCCTAGGGTTCATGACGGCGTTCAGAAACTAGTGGAAATCACGGAAATGAGGACGGCAGTAGTGGAAGCTCGAGAAGGAGAAGAGGTGAAGAAGCATGATCGTTCTGAAAATGATCATGATAATAGCAGAGAGGGTCCCGGAGCTGCCATTGTTTTATCTTCATCTCAAGTGGCGACGGCCAAAAAGAACGAACGGCCGCCGGTGGACGATTGCTGCGCTATTTGTTTCGGTGATTTCGTTCTGCCTTGCAAGACTAACTGCGGCCACTGGTTTTGTG CCAGGTGCATTTTGCAGTTATGGCACTATAAACCAGCACTTCAACTATGCAATTGCCCCATTTGCTGTTGCGTTATCACTAAGTTGTCACCGGAGGCATCATCACTGGCTAGTCGGGATGGGGATGTTGCTCAGGTGTTGAAAGATATTCAGCGATATAATCACCTTAGTGTGCATGGTTGGGAGGGCGTTTTCTTG AAAATTCGTGCTTTGCCTCTCCTCATCCAGCGAATGTTCCGTGATTTAATACAACCTGGGATGCTTGGTCTTATCATTGACATACTGCGTGGTGTTGGA tCGTTGCTGGGATTACTTTGCTGGATCTGCAACTTAGGGCCTGATCCAATGG ATTGGCTGATATATTTTCCACGAATGGCTGGTCGCTGGGCTACTGCTATAGTCATCATCTTCTTTTTGGTTTACATCTGCCAAATATTGATGCGCAGGATTCAGGCAAGACGCTTGGTTGGTGTACAGTTAGAGCAGATGTAA